The nucleotide window ACGAAATTAACAATGATGTTTTAATATTTTGGTCCTACATTTAAGGATTATACTATAAACACCTCTTATTAGAGACAATATTCTAATATTGACCCAAATATTCCCTATAAGCCCCTCAAAGAGTCCTCAAGAGTGACGGTGGTGGAGAACCTAAAATAAGGTCTTCCATTGGAGATATCTAATTAAAAtgcattttatttatatataaaatcaaGTGGGCCCAgaattataattaataaaataatcaataaGTGAATAAAAGTAAAGAAATATGTTGGCccaacattaaaataaaactaagaaaattTGACGTTCCCTTCTAATTTGGCAACAAAGTCGAGAATGTCAATCTATATAGGATTTTGGCATCTCTTTTGGAACTAGAAAAtcacttcttttttttgtcaaaacaattGACTGAGGCATAATTTTTGACATTTCCTTTTAAGATGCTCTAACATAGCATTATCATCTTGTTTTACCTTTCTTAGAATATGTGGCATTCAATAATATTTAAGGAGACTTCAAATATGGTCCTTAGCTACTAATATTCTTTAACTAAAagctttttagtttttgatttttcattaagGTGCTTTAACTTTGTACATCTCCATATTTGGTCGTactcagtgcacaaggctcccgctttacgcagggtctgggagaggtgaatgtcggctagccttacccccatttatgaagaggctgctcccaaacaCCTCCATATTTGGTAATTAATGTATTTCTATGTCAACAATTAAGCTTGAGGTATTTATATTCCACATGTAATGAGCTATAATAAacgaatcaatttttttttccaaacttTTGATTGATTAAATGAACAAAAAAGCAATGCAacaatataattttaaaataatattcaGCATGCATATTGATAAAATGTCAAAGAAATGTGTGTATATATCAGGGGCAGATTTGTGTCACCACCTTTTTTACATACTTTTGACCACGTTATTCTAGAGCTCATTCTATAATATATTTTAACAATCTGAATCGTATATtttataaacatgggtacattctattacaatatatatgtgtgtgtgtgtaactaATATGATACATAGTACAAATATAGAATATTACACCCACTTATAAACATCGGTACATAATATGAATAGAAAAATGGGTGGTGTTATTTACAAACTTCTTTTAACCATTCACacatctttgttaatttttatccattgttttttttcttcaattcatataatctgacaatcgaaaattaaaaagaacgTGTGAGAGATAAAAATGAATTTGTGAATAGCATCATCACAAAAGAATATTGTGCCCACTTATCTATGggtagattaaaaaaaatagttatatAAAAAAAGATTTAATTTAGGATGATAATTAATTGCCAGAAATAGAGGAGTTAAACTCTAAATTAAATTCGTGTTTATagtaaaataatacaaaaagcttatgtgaaaacaaataaaaaaacttatcaaaagtttaaaacacACAAGAAAACTTatcaaaaatttaaaacacacaAGATTTCGTCAAGAAAATGTCAAAGAAAGTGTACATTTTCTTTGACATTTCCTTGATGAAATCTTGtgtattttaaacttttgatAAGTATTAGAACCTAACTTTTCCATATTTTTATACATCCATTATTTTTTATACATCCATTATTTGCACATCATGTGACCAAAGAAAACACCTTAATGTGCCAATCATCTTCCATATTTCAACCATAAGGAGGAGGATGCTGCTTTGTGATCTCAGACCACACCCATTACTCATTTGACTTTACCATCGCATCCCCTCTGTTTCCTtctgagttttagagagagagagagagagagagagagaggagcatCCATGGCAGCAGCAGGGAGGTCTTGTTACAGAGATGTGCTGCCGTTCATGGCGATGGTAACAATGGAGTGCATGAACGTCGGCCTAAACACTCTCTTCAAAGCTGCCACTCTAAATGGAATGAGCTACCATGTCTTTGTTGTCTACTCTTACTCAGTTGCTGCCTTTGTTCTCATCCCAGCTCCCTTCATCTCCCGCAGGTTCGaatcttcttcctcatcctaTAAATTATAGCAGTTTAGAATACCGTCTTACTATAAACAATATAATTGGTCAAAATTAACAAACTCTTCATCATTTCATCTAACATGCATCTATAATTTCTTAATCTGCAGATCAAGGGTGCTTCCTCCGCTCAACTTCTCCATCATGTCTAAAATTCTTATTCTTGGACTCATAGGGTACAATCATATCAACGCATAAATTTTGCGAAGCGATTtcagcatttttttttctcacatgGCACACCTTTATTTATTACTGCCACTGACGTTccggattgaataaatcaaacaaatggATATATACAAGCATGTGTAGAATGAGAAAAATGAGCGCCCCGCTAAAATTTCGAGTACTAATTATTTAACTATTTAATACTAATTAGTGTTCTTGGGATGAGCAGGAGTTCATCACAGATCATGGGGTACACAGGAATCAACTACAGCTCTCCAACACTTGCTTCAGCCATCAGCAACCTTGTGCCAGCTTTCACTTTCATCCTTGCCATCATTTTTAGGTACCTCCTCTTTCTCCCCACACACAGTTACCATAACACCCTCCGTTGACAAATTTATAGGCTTATTTATTTGTATGCCCTTTGAATATGTCGAACTTTCCACTTGCTCCTTAGACTGTCGATTGTGTGACTTTGCTTCATGTGCTTTAGTTTCGTGTTCCATAATACCTAATTTTTACTATTGGTTAAGAAAATCGTTAACTAGGTTGATGTGCAATTGAAGTTTTGCTTGGAACTCGGTATTTTCTTCGTTTTGGCTTCAGTTCCTTAATAAGCAAGATAACACGTTTCCTGACTAACTTGACGGAACGGGACAGGGAATGAAGGTAGAGGAGACAAAGTTACACGATCACAAGATTTTTGTTGGGTGGGGGGAATGAAATATTCTTTATAgcacgagaaatttttagttatgatgAGAATACGAATGGTACACTACGTGTttctatgtaagtggtggaaaattttaatttttaagttattaaccttttaacatacATATTCCACCATTTATATGAAGACACATATTATATCATCTTATTTGACGATCACACTAAAAAGTCTCTCTTAAAGCACGGGCATATAAACAAAAGAGTATactgccgatttgccccctgaactatcacccaactttcgatttcccccctgaactttttaattggaaaattaaggacttaaactaatttttttggccgatttgccccctgctgtcaatttttcattcattccatccaaatttttgttaaatggaagcatatgcacaacatgtgtgggtagttcggtcgcttcattctttaaaataattgaaaagcttagatttctaaaatataaacctatgcaaatatgtgtgattctatagcttttgtATCTAAAGGTCTAGTGAAATGACacttttgtccacaaatgagagttacgtggtttgcacatgataagagttaacgttaatttggatgaaatctatgaaaaactaactgtaggggggaaattggccaaaaaaaattagtttaagtccttaattttccaattaaaaagttcaggggggaaattgaaaattgggtgatagttcagggggcaaatcgacagtttactcataaacaaaaaaccaaaatctaACGGCCTTAGTTTGTGCCGTTGCATTCTATAAAAAGTTGAAGAGACCAGAAAAAGGTGCTTTTCAAATTAAGATAACAGAGGAACGTGGGTCCACCACACTTGCCCTCTTCACTTGTACTCTTTCCCGACGATTTTCTCCGGATCCACGTTGTGGAAATTCTTAAAAACcccatattttaatatttattataCACCGTACGATCAATTTTCTTCAgtgttatttatgtttaattttaaataaaataataataatttatgatTGCTTGATGCAcaataaatgattaaaatgtGAAGATCACTATGATCTTTGCAATTTGAATCCCAATGAGATCCAAATCCCTCTTTCCCCACTTTGTTTTCTTGCTCCAAGTGGGCAGACTCAACATAGAGAAATAATTGTTAATTGGAACTTGGACTTCTAGTTTGTTGTGGGTAAAAGAGGAAAATTATGGGTACGAGATATTTTTTTAGTATGCCGAAAACACTATTCGGTATAGAATttactaaatattataatataaagggttgaatatttgaaatttttttttcaactaattgtattatgacacttggtgtACTAGACTATGTTTCCCcgcacactgaaaaatttctcctttggGTACATATGACGGTCACTTGTCATTTGTTATTGGAGAAAAACTTACATGCATTGCTCGGAACTTGACAAATAATATAATGTCATGCGTAAGTCAATGCTTAACATTGTAATATTACCAAAAGGCACCACGATGCTAGAGTCCTCTTTGCATATATCAATGTATACATTGCATTTTAAGCAGCTCAGTTTCGCTTGTTAAAATCCCTAAGAATATTTATCACGCATACAACCATTAAATTCAACAACGCATGCAATGCATTGATCTACTATAGAATTCTTGTAAATTTTACCATGTGTATGATTAACAACTAACTtctacttctctctctctctctctctctctctctctctccccccacccccccccccctccccccctcccccccttTTACCCACCAAAAGGCTGGAAAGTACAGCATTGAGAAGCCGAAGCAGTCAAGCAAAAATCTTGGGTACAATAGTTTCACTTGCAGGTGCATTTGTGGTGACTCTCTACAAGGGCCCTCCTATTGTGTTTGCTAATCGATCACAATCTATTTCACTTTACCAACCTCTCCTAAACTCACCACCAGCAACAAATTCAAATTGGATAATTGGTGGCCTTCTGCTAACAGCTGAGTACATATTGGTACCACTTTGGTACattgttcaggtaattaagttaaaccaaaactaaaaatttgGAATTCTTCTATTTCcgaccctaaaccctaaaccttaaaCCATGAATCCTTCTTGTTCCGCCTTAATTCTAAAGTAGTAATACTTTTGCAGGCACAAATCATGAAAGAGTACCCGAATGAGTTAACCGTCATCTTCTTCTACAATGTCTGTGTGGTCGCCGTATCTGCATTTGTTGCTTTGATTACAGAACCAAATTCCAGCGCTTGGAAGTTGAGACCTAATATTGCATTGCTTTCCATACTCTGCTCAGTAAGTAACTAATtgtaatgtaaaaaaaaaaaaaaaaaaacagtgccTATATAGTGTGACTTACATCTTAATCGTATCAATTTTTCTGTATATCTAGGGGCTATTTGGGTCGTTTTTGAACAATGCTGTTCACACATGGGTGCTGCGCTTGAAGGGACCTGTCTATGTGACAATGTTCAAGCCTTTGTCCATGGCCATTGCCGTGGTCATGGGCGTTGTGTTCCTTCATGACACTCTTCATCTCGGAAGGTTCGTTAGCATAActaatctctttttttttctttcaacgaGTTGTTACTAACACTCTAAAATAGTTATCTTGCACTCCTCTCTCCTTTATCTTTTTCCACTAGCGAGAGTGCAGCGTAAAATGTCtccattttttccttttttcagcCTAGTTGGAGCAACAATTATATCTTTTGGGTTTTATACTGTACTGTGGGGAAAAACAAAGGAAGAGGTCGGTGAAGAACCTGTAGCTACTAGCCTGGAATCCCCATCTACCACCCACAAGGCCCCTTTATTGCAAAACTATAAAAACGAAAAGTAAATCAAAGATTTGCAGATGTACATATGTATGAAAGTAAAAAACAAGACGTCCAGTCAATCATCGAACGTCTATTTGCCTACTAGAAATCttccatatgattgtttgtgGCTGGAGAATTAGCATACGTTGCAGATGCAATGAGGGAAAGCCCACCTTATCGAACACTGCTTGGCTCCTTATAAGTAAGAAGCATGATGCAACATTAGTGATGGGGAATGAGACCCTTAAGTAAAATAATCGACATGTGTTTATGGATGGAACTCAACGGCGATTTTCATTCTTGGAAGTCGCCTCATCTCGATGGATTGGACGTAACAACTAGCTCGAAGTCAAACTCTACAAGGTCATCCTAGACTTGAGACTTGAGGAAGAGCTTTGGAAGGATAACATGATTTGAGGGAGGATACTTTAACTTGTATAAAGCTTTCTAATGTAATCTTTATTTCATAAGATTAAGAATTTTTTTACAATCCAAAATATGCTATTGTAAAAGTGACATTGTTTCCTTTTACCCTTAGTATCACATATTTTCCGACTAAAAGTGAAAGTAAAGAACTCATCCCGTAATCTCACTTCTCGGAAATTTGGTCGGGATAAGTTTTATACATGGTTCCTAGAAGAGGATCCTAAAAATCATCTGTGTAAAAAGCTAAAGGAAAAGTGATCTTCTGTGTGTGCTCCTAACTTTTGAATCGAGTCTTAAGGCAAGTAGACAGCCTCTACTTTCTCTAAGATCGTATCTCTAAGGTCATCGGCCGTAGAATGTACTTCCTCTAAAGTATTCTCTTTAGTCTTAAGATCATCGGACATGGACGATGATATGCAATGTGTCGTGAGGATATCCAGCGTTGCTGCCTTGGCAGTTTTTGTTTGCAGAACAACCATCTGCGTGTGAAGTATGCAATTCACAATTCAGCCAACCACAGAAAAATGCAtagcatgcatgcatatatcCATGTATTTGTGTGTACATGAGACAAAGAAACATAAAAAGAACCTGATTGTATTCAAGGCCGAACTTAAGGTACTCATCATCACAATTCTCAATCATGCTGGCCAAGTTCTTCAGATTCTTCACAGGCATACCGTTGAAAGTAAGAACCTGCACAtaaagcaaaataatttacacAAGTCTATCAGATGTTATTTCGCCGATTCCTTAGACCATCATTTGCGGCATCAgataaagaaaggaaaaacgGAAAAGCCTAGTCGCTGACCTGATTGTTAACGATGTCCTCATATCCAATATTAATGTCAGCAACAAGTACCTAGCACAATTTTGAACAATGTCAACAATAAAAGTTAAAACCAGGGTAACAAGAAACTATACTAATATCCAAAAGCATGAGAAAGATAGAATGCGAGATATAAACCTGAGAAACAACAATGAGCTGTTCGTCAATAGACTGTGCCATTGCATGTAAATGCTTGTCTAACAGTTTGATTGGAACGTCAAATATATTTCCAAACTGGAAATAAGAAATAACCAAAGGTTAAGATCTAGCAACATAGTATTTATCTAATATGTTTGTTTTACAATTAAACCTAGATACATTTGGCAGAAATTATTAAAGGCATAGTTAAAGTTGAAAGCAAGGGCACACCTCAGAACGCAGATATGGAACAGATACAGCTGTGAAAACGAATCCAGCAATGATATAAAAGGAAGGAGGTTTTCCCTCGATGTGTGATGGGATGAGTTCCTTGTGTTTTGCAAGTTTAATGTTGAACTCAAGTGTCTCAAAGTTCCGAAGAACTTTTATTAGAGCATTGTCACGTATGTATTTTTGAGTGACAAGGTAACTGAAACCTATGCGCTCTCCATTCCTGAAtggaactaaaaaaaattacaaaaattagtGTTACTGCTGAATATCAAGAAGCTCATGGAACACTTCATTACCAACACATGCAGGAACACAAAAGCGACTTGAAAAGAGAACAGCAGTCTTTGAaaatcacagagagagagagagtttaccTGTGCCATCACTAGCAATGTTAACCCCATCAAAACTAAGAATAACATCAGATGGCTTTAGCAGTTGAGATTCTGGAGCTGTAGGTTCCAGCCTTCTAATACGGATACCCTTTTGATCAGGTCTCATCCCCATTGACATGCGAAGATCAGGATTCTCCATCTTTTGCCACTCAATTCCGAGAATTGGGAACCCTGTATATGCCCCATTTTTCTCATAATCTCGAATGAAATGCATAATAACTGGTACTGGTATAACATAGCCTATATTTTCCGCATCTTCATGTTTGAGGCACTGAAATGCAATTCCCACGCATTCTCCCTTATCATTAAAGGCAGGGCCACCAGAGTTTCCAGAGTTGATTGCAGCATCTATCTGCAAAAACGCACCACAAGTGCCCCGAAAACACGCGTCAAGACTCTGAAATCAGGTGTACataatttcattttcaatttttcatggTAAGAAACTATATAAAATGTATCCACCTGCATTCCCAGAAGCTCggtgaagccatgaacataagGCAGGATCTCCATCCTCGACACAACTCCGCTCGTCACGGAGATTGTGTCACCCCCAATCGGGTACCCAACCACTGTCACGGCATCTTGCAGTGCAGGCAACTCTCCAAACTCCACAGGTGAAATCCCTTCCCAGAACTCATCATCACTCACCGTAAGCATCGCTGAAAGTTTAGCATCAAACtttaaaatgaaaactaatgaaaaggcttgaaaactttgagttttaacgattagcacaaaataaagggtaaaatgaatagtatcatatttgattttttagtgtaacaatatgatttttcattaaaataaacagtaccgaggCTTTTCCTTAAAACTCCCAACTTTAAATCGCAACACAAAAGTATAAAAAGTAACAAACTTTAAATTGCACCAGACTCAAAGAATTACTATGCAAATGTAAAATTGTTGCACACAAAACATCATCGCCAAGTAAATCAAACCCGAAATCGACAAAAAGATGCAAACTTTAAACTGCATTCACCTCAAGAATTACTATGCAATTGCAAAAGGCAAATGTAAAATTGTTGCATACCGATATCGCATTCCGCTCCAACGGCCAACACAGTGGCCAAATACTTGGTGTCGGAGCCCCGTTTCTTGAGCTTGACCTGGGTATGATGATCCACCGAATGCGCATTGGTCAAAATCATCCTGCCCCCAATCACAAACCCACTACTGCTGGAGCTGTACTGCTTCTTCCTCTGCCACGGCAGCGAGAAGTTCGGCGCAGTGTGGACGCAGAACACCTTCACCACCGCGTCCATTGACGGGACAACTCTCCCCACCCTCTGCCACCTCGGCACTGACATCGGCGGCTCCGAAACGACAGACAACAAATCGTTCCCACAACCGCCGTTTTGGTCGGCCAGTCCGGAAGCCGATATATTGATGAGCTCGGGGCTGAGGGGATGGGTTACGGGCGGGAGGGAAAGGGCGTCGTTGACGGTGGTGGAACAGGCCGGACTGATGTGTTGGATATACATAGTGGTGGCAGAAATGGTGGGTTTTgtggtttgggatttttagtTTTGAATATATAATGGATAAGGCGTGGAAAGGGGGTGGTTACGGGGCGGTGGGTCGTCATAAAAAATGGGTTTTCTTCGGGCCGACCGGAGACACCTGGGGGAGTCAATGGATTGGTGGCCTTCGTCGAAGCTGCGCGGTAAGTAAACAGAGTAGACGACAGTCATAAGCG belongs to Malus sylvestris chromosome 17, drMalSylv7.2, whole genome shotgun sequence and includes:
- the LOC126610610 gene encoding WAT1-related protein At3g28050-like; the encoded protein is MAAAGRSCYRDVLPFMAMVTMECMNVGLNTLFKAATLNGMSYHVFVVYSYSVAAFVLIPAPFISRRSRVLPPLNFSIMSKILILGLIGSSSQIMGYTGINYSSPTLASAISNLVPAFTFILAIIFRLESTALRSRSSQAKILGTIVSLAGAFVVTLYKGPPIVFANRSQSISLYQPLLNSPPATNSNWIIGGLLLTAEYILVPLWYIVQAQIMKEYPNELTVIFFYNVCVVAVSAFVALITEPNSSAWKLRPNIALLSILCSGLFGSFLNNAVHTWVLRLKGPVYVTMFKPLSMAIAVVMGVVFLHDTLHLGSLVGATIISFGFYTVLWGKTKEEVGEEPVATSLESPSTTHKAPLLQNYKNEK
- the LOC126610606 gene encoding protease Do-like 9, with product MYIQHISPACSTTVNDALSLPPVTHPLSPELINISASGLADQNGGCGNDLLSVVSEPPMSVPRWQRVGRVVPSMDAVVKVFCVHTAPNFSLPWQRKKQYSSSSSGFVIGGRMILTNAHSVDHHTQVKLKKRGSDTKYLATVLAVGAECDIAMLTVSDDEFWEGISPVEFGELPALQDAVTVVGYPIGGDTISVTSGVVSRMEILPYVHGFTELLGMQIDAAINSGNSGGPAFNDKGECVGIAFQCLKHEDAENIGYVIPVPVIMHFIRDYEKNGAYTGFPILGIEWQKMENPDLRMSMGMRPDQKGIRIRRLEPTAPESQLLKPSDVILSFDGVNIASDGTVPFRNGERIGFSYLVTQKYIRDNALIKVLRNFETLEFNIKLAKHKELIPSHIEGKPPSFYIIAGFVFTAVSVPYLRSEFGNIFDVPIKLLDKHLHAMAQSIDEQLIVVSQVLVADINIGYEDIVNNQVLTFNGMPVKNLKNLASMIENCDDEYLKFGLEYNQMVVLQTKTAKAATLDILTTHCISSSMSDDLKTKENTLEEVHSTADDLRDTILEKVEAVYLP